One genomic region from Gossypium hirsutum isolate 1008001.06 chromosome D13, Gossypium_hirsutum_v2.1, whole genome shotgun sequence encodes:
- the LOC107938032 gene encoding uncharacterized protein gives MRMSLKIATDFKAQEWVLQKRENDRSPLNLVECWGFQFNENERHCFFTGKFLLKPLPIYAAEAMGCQCFSSVIGECHCGRMMKENKMLQLHMKTPTSSTSSSLACTCLTLSGNPETIGNANNGLIFMMKTTLLSPTTVIALNEKSLEWKVYLGSFQ, from the exons ATGAGAATGTCGTTGAAGATAGCTACTGATTTCAAAGCACAGGAATGGGTTttacaaaagagagaaaatgatAGAAGTCCACTTAATTTGGTTGAATGTTGGGGGTTTCAATTCAACGAAAATGAACGCCATTGTTTTTTCACTGGGAAGTTTCTGCTTAAGCCATTACCTATCTACGCTGCTGAAGCAATGGGCTGCCAATGTTTTTCTTCTGTTATTGGTGAA TGTCACTGTGGGAGGATGATGAAGGAGAATAAAATGCTACAGTTGCATATGAAAACTCCAACCTCTTCTACATCTTCCTCTTTGGCCTGCACTTGCTTGACCCTCTCAGGCAATCCTGAGACCATTGGAAATGCTAACAATGGTCTAATTTTCATGATGAAGACCACGTTGCTTTCACCAACTACAGTCATTGCTCTCAATGAGAAGAGCTTGGAGTGGAAGGTTTATCTG GGAAGTTTCCAGTGA
- the LOC107937943 gene encoding 60S ribosomal protein L10a, whose translation MSKLQSDALREAISTIVANSKEKSRKFTETIELQIGLKNYDPQKDKRFSGSVKLPHIPRPKMKICMLGDAQHVEEAEKIGLDYMDVEALKKLNKNKKLVKKLAKKYHAFLASESVIKQIPRLLGPGLNKAGKFPTLVTHQESLESKVNETKAMVKFQLKKVLCMGVAVGNVAMEEKQIFQNVQMSVNFLVSLLKKNWQNVRCLYLKSTMGPSNRIF comes from the exons ATGAG TAAGCTTCAGAGTGATGCCCTTAGAGAAGCTATTTCAACCATTGTGGCTAATTCCAAGGAGAAAAGTCGCAAGTTCACCGAGACCATTGAACTCCAGATTGGGCTGAAAAACTATGATCCCCAAAAAGACAAGCGTTTCAGTGGTTCCGTGAAGCTGCCACACATTCCTCGTCCCAAGATGAAGATTTGCATGCTTGGAGATGCTCAACATGTTGAAGAG GCTGAGAAGATTGGTTTGGATTATATGGATGTTGAAGCATTGAAGAAGCTAAACAAGAACAAGAAGTTGGTCAAGAAGCTTGCTAAGAAATATCATGCATTTTTGGCCTCTGAATCTGTCATCAAGCAGATCCCCCGTCTCTTGGGTCCTGGTCTCAACAAAGCAG GGAAATTCCCAACCCTTGTTACTCACCAGGAATCTTTGGAGTCCAAAGTGAATGAGACAAAGGCAATGGTGAAGTTCCAATTGAAGAAAGTTCTTTGCATGGGAGTCGCCGTTGGGAATGTAGCAATGGAGGAGAAGCAGATCTTCCAAAACGTGCAAATGAGCGTCAATTTCCTTGTTTCATTGTTGAAGAAAAACTGGCAAAAT GTGAGGTGCCTTTACTTGAAGAGTACCATGGGACCTTCAAACAGGATCTTTTGA
- the LOC107938315 gene encoding ferredoxin, root R-B2 isoform X1 — translation MEEVSQTTTKKKTKMTTVRSLTSPSIVKAATPNRFTSPIAKAPTSLGSVKTISRSFGLKCSSNHRTSMAMYKIKLVGPKGEVNEFEVPDNQYILEAAEAAGVELPYCCRAGACSICTAKVVSGTVHQPEAIYLEDDQIKDGYMLTCVSKPTSDCEIHTHKELDLYSPSK, via the exons ATGGAAGAAGT GAGTCAAACCACAACGAAGAAGAAAACAAAGATGACAACCGTCAGGAGCCTCACTTCCCCATCTATTGTTAAAGCTGCAACCCCAAACCGATTTACAAGTCCCATCGCCAAGGCCCCAACATCTCTTGGATCTGTTAAAACCATCTCTAGATCTTTTGGCTTGAAATGTTCCTCAAATCACCGAACATCGATGGCAATGTACAAGATTAAGCTTGTAGGGCCGAAGGGTGAAGTGAATGAGTTCGAAGTCCCCGATAACCAGTACATCTTAGAGGCAGCCGAGGCAGCAGGAGTAGAGCTGCCTTATTGTTGCAGAGCTGGAGCTTGCTCTATATGTACCGCGAAGGTCGTTTCGGGTACGGTACATCAACCAGAAGCCATCTACCTCGAGGACGATCAAATTAAGGATGGGTATATGTTGACTTGTGTTTCAAAGCCAACCTCAGATTGTGAGATTCACACTCACAAAGAACTTGATCTTTACTCtccatcaaaataa
- the LOC107938315 gene encoding ferredoxin, root R-B2 isoform X2 → MTTVRSLTSPSIVKAATPNRFTSPIAKAPTSLGSVKTISRSFGLKCSSNHRTSMAMYKIKLVGPKGEVNEFEVPDNQYILEAAEAAGVELPYCCRAGACSICTAKVVSGTVHQPEAIYLEDDQIKDGYMLTCVSKPTSDCEIHTHKELDLYSPSK, encoded by the coding sequence ATGACAACCGTCAGGAGCCTCACTTCCCCATCTATTGTTAAAGCTGCAACCCCAAACCGATTTACAAGTCCCATCGCCAAGGCCCCAACATCTCTTGGATCTGTTAAAACCATCTCTAGATCTTTTGGCTTGAAATGTTCCTCAAATCACCGAACATCGATGGCAATGTACAAGATTAAGCTTGTAGGGCCGAAGGGTGAAGTGAATGAGTTCGAAGTCCCCGATAACCAGTACATCTTAGAGGCAGCCGAGGCAGCAGGAGTAGAGCTGCCTTATTGTTGCAGAGCTGGAGCTTGCTCTATATGTACCGCGAAGGTCGTTTCGGGTACGGTACATCAACCAGAAGCCATCTACCTCGAGGACGATCAAATTAAGGATGGGTATATGTTGACTTGTGTTTCAAAGCCAACCTCAGATTGTGAGATTCACACTCACAAAGAACTTGATCTTTACTCtccatcaaaataa
- the LOC107938433 gene encoding 110 kDa U5 small nuclear ribonucleoprotein component CLO, with translation MDDNLYDEFGNYIGPDIESDQGSEGEEEEDEDLPDRHVQEEGQQSDGEAPDGVSNGWITAANDVDMDNQIVLAEDKKYYPTAEEVYGEDVETLVMDEDEQPLEQPIIKPVKNIKFEVGVKDSSTYVSTQFLIGLMSNPGLIRNVALVGHLQHGKTVFMDMLVEQTHHMNTFDQNSEKHMRYTDTRIDEQERRISIKAIPMSLVLEDSNGKSYLCNIMDTPGHVNFSDEMTAALRLADGAVLIVDAAEGVMVNTERAIRHAIQERIPIVVVINKVDRLITELKLPPKDAYHKLRHTLEVINNHISAASTTAGNVSVIDPAAGNVCFASASAGWSFTLQSFAKLCVKLHGIPFDAEKFASRLWGDIYYHPDTRAFKRKPPAGGGERSFVEFVLEPLYKIYSQVIGEHRKSVESTLAELGVTLSNAAYKLNVRPLLRLACSTVFGSASGFTDLLVQHIPSPKDAAAKKVDHTYTGPKYSMIYKAMVGCDPSGPLMVNVTKLYPKSDCSVFDAFGRVYSGRIQTGQSLRVLGEGYSPDDEEDMTIKEVTKLWIYQARYRIPISSAPPGSWVLIEGVDASIMKTATLCNIDLDEDVYIFRPLQFNTLPVVKTATEPLNPSELPKMVEGLRKISKSYPLAITKVEESGEHTILGTGELYLDSIMKDLRELYSEVEVKVADPVVSFCETVVESSSMKCFAETPNKKNKITMIAEPLERGLAEDIENGVVSVDWSRKQLGDFFKTKYDWDLLAARSIWAFGPDKQGPNILLDDTLPTEVDKGLLGSVRDSIVQGFQWGAREGPLCDEPIRNVKFKIVDARIASEPLHRGSGQIIPTARRVAYSAFLMATPRLMEPVYYVEIQTPIDCVSAIYTVLSRRRGHVTADVPQPGTPAYLVKAFLPVIESFGFETDLRYHTQGQAFCLSVFNHWAIVPGDPLDKSIVLRPLEPAPIQHLAREFMVKTRRRKGMSEDVSINKFFDEAMVVELAQQAADLHQQMI, from the exons ATGGATGATAACTTGTATGATGAATTTGGTAACTATATTGGACCTGATATCGAGTCAGACCAAGGGAGTGAAGgtgaggaagaagaagatgaagaccTTCCTGACAGGCATGTCCAAGAGGAGGGACAGCAATCTGATGGGGAGGCTCCAGATGGGGTGTCTAATGGATGGATTACAGCTGCTAATGATGTTGATATGGATAATCAGATTGTTCTTGCTGAGGACAAGAAGTATTACCCAACTGCGGAAGAGGTTTATGGTGAGGATGTTGAGACCTTGGTTATGGATGAAGATGAGCAGCCTCTTGAGCAACCTATTATCAAGCCTGTTAAGAATATCAAGTTTGAGGTCGGAGTTAAGGATTCTTCGACTTATGTGTCGACCCAGTTTCTTATTGGTTTGATGTCAAACCCCGGTTTGATCCGCAATGTTGCCCTCGTTGGACACTTGCAGCATGGGAAGACGGTGTTTATGGACATGTTGGTTGAGCAAACCCACCATATGAACACGTTTGATCAAAATAGTGAGAAGCACATGAGATACACTGATACAAGAATTGATGAGCAAGAAAGAAGGATATCTATTAAGGCAATCCCGATGTCACTTGTTCTTGAGGACAGTAATGGGAAATCCTATCTCTGTAATATCATGGACACTCCTGGTCATGTGAATTTTTCTGATGAAATGACTGCTGCTCTTAGGCTTGCTGACGGTGCCGTGTTGATTGTTGATGCAGCTGAAGGAGTGATG GTAAATACTGAGAGGGCTATACGCCATGCAATACAGGAACGCATACCTATTGTAGTTGTTATAAACAAG GTTGACCGGCTGATAACAGAACTTAAGTTGCCCCCCAAGGATGCTTATCATAAACTAAGGCATACCCTGGAAGTAATTAATAACCATATATCTGCAGCCTCTACAACCGCTGGTAATGTTTCAGTTATTGATCCTGCTGCTGGAAATGTTTGTTTTGCTAGTGCAAGTGCAGGATGGTCCTTCACTTTGCAGTCATTTGCAAAATTATGTGTCAAACTACATGGAATTCCATTTGATGCTGAGAAGTTTGCATCTCGTCTTTGGGGTGATATTTATTATCATCCTGATACCAGGGCTTTTAAAAGGAAACCCCCTGCTGGCGGAGGAGAACGATCATTTGTTGAATTTGTGCTTGAACCCCTTTATAAGATATATAGCCAGGTGATTGGTGAACATAGGAAGAGTGTAGAGTCGACTCTCGCAGAGTTGGGTGTCACTCTTAGCAATGCTGCTTACAAGTTAAATGTTAGGCCTTTGCTAAGGCTGGCTTGCAGCACAGTTTTTGGTTCAGCCTCAGGCTTCACTGATTTGCTGGTTCAACACATACCATCTCCAAAGGATGCTGCAGCTAAGAAGGTTGATCACACTTACACAGGACCTAAATATTCTATGATTTACAAGGCCATGGTAGGATGTGATCCATCTGGTCCCCTTATGGTCAATGTGACCAAACTATATCCCAAGTCCGATTGTAGTGTTTTCGATGCTTTTGGTAGGGTTTACAGTGGTAGAATTCAAACTGGGCAGTCTTTGAGAGTACTGGGAGAAGGCTATTCACCAGATGACGAGGAGGACATGACAATAAAAGAAGTAACCAAATTATGGATCTACCAAGCTCGATACAGAATACCAATAAGCAGTGCTCCTCCTGGTTCTTGGGTTCTTATTGAAGGTGTTGATGCTTCAATTATGAAAACTGCCACCCTCTGTAATATAGATCTTGATGAAGATGTATACATTTTCCGGCCGTTACAGTTTAATACTCTTCCTGTTGTAAAAACAGCTACTGAGCCTTTAAATCCTAGTGAGTTGCCCAAAATGGTGGAGGGGCTTCGGAAGATCAGCAAAAGCTATCCTCTAGCAATTACTAAAGTTGAGGAATCTGGTGAGCACACTATATTAGGTACTGGAGAGTTGTACTTGGACTCAATTATGAAGGACCTTAGGGAGCTTTATTCAGAGGTGGAAGTTAAG GTGGCAGATCCTGTTGTTTCATTCTGTGAAACAGTGGTGGAGTCTTCATCCATGAAATGCTTTGCTGAAACACCCAACAAGAAGAATAAAATAACCATG ATTGCAGAGCCATTGGAGAGAGGTCTTGCGGAGGACATTGAGAATGGTGTTGTAAGTGTTGACTGGAGTCGGAAGCAACTTGGTGACTTCTTCAAGACAAAATATGACTGGGATTTGCTTGCTGCACGTTCCATCTGGGCATTTGGCCCTGATAAGCAG GGACCTAACATTTTATTAGATGATACACTCCCTACTGAGGTTGACAAGGGATTGTTGGGATCTGTCAGGGATTCTATTGTCCAAGG ATTTCAGTGGGGTGCTCGAGAAGGACCTCTCTGTGATGAACCTATTAGAAATGTGAAGTTCAAAATAGTTGATGCAAGGATTGCATCTGAACCATTGCATCGAGGATCTGGACAGATCATCCCCACAGCTCGACGTGTGGCCTATTCAGCTTTCCTTATGGCGACCCCACGGCTTATGGAACCTGTATATTATGTGGAG ATACAAACACCAATCGACTGTGTCTCTGCTATCTACACGGTGTTGTCTCGTAGGCGTGGTCATGTTACAGCTGATGTGCCACAGCCAGGAACCCCGGCCTATCTTGTGAAG gcatttttacctgTGATAGAGTCATTCGGATTTGAGACAGACCTGAGGTACCACACACAAGGTCAAGCCTTTTGTCTCTCAGTATTCAACCACTGGGCCATAGTTCCTGGAGACCCTTTGGACAAGAGCATTGTTTTGCGACCTCTTGAACCCGCACCAATACAGCACCTTGCTCGGGAGTTCATGGTAAAGACAAGGCGTAGAAAG GGAATGAGTGAAGATGTGAGCATCAACAAGTTCTTTGACGAGGCTATGGTGGTGGAGCTAGCTCAGCAGGCTGCCGATCTTCATCAGCAGATGATATAA
- the LOC107937863 gene encoding ABSCISIC ACID-INSENSITIVE 5-like protein 1 — protein MALSESESVAYGGIKKTGSPTQAPESPHEESTPDRSNSSPNKQNSIFSLTLDEIQLKSGKTFGSMNMDEFLANLWNVEENQQVMSQPEPIDGDRGIGCQPSLARQGSFSVPTPLCKKTVDEVWFEIQKELPQPREANDVADHEPPQRQQTLGEITLEDFLIKAGVVQEPSGSSQQNKASPLRINGASLDANYIMDAPIRNNNASMDANFGMGHMIGLGFPRHQIVSNGYAAGYSIFAQTVMGESSNGTENGNRTNSLLQPAVAPQNKKRIVDGPPEVVVERRQRRMIKNRESAARSRARRQAYTVELELELNQLKRENAKLKQLVEENDKRRKEEVLKRKKELTCAKKKVDKMMTLRRTVSLGW, from the exons ATGGCGCTTTCCGAATCGGAAAGTGTTGCCTATGGGGGCATCAAGAAAACAGGATCACCGACGCAAGCACCGGAATCGCCACATGAAGAATCAACGCCGGATCGGTCGAATTCTTCCCCGAACAAACAGAATTCCATCTTCTCACTTACCCTCGACGAAATTCAACTCAAGAGTGGGAAGACTTTTGGGTCCATGAACATGGATGAATTCCTTGCGAATTTGTGGAACGTCGAGGAAAACCAGCAAGTTATGTCGCAACCTGAACCTATTGATGGTGACAGAGGGATAGGATGCCAACCGAGTTTAGCACGACAGGGCTCGTTCTCCGTTCCTACCCCACTTTGCAAGAAAACGGTTGATGAGGTGTGGTTCGAGATACAAAAAGAGTTACCGCAACCACGAGAAGCTAACGATGTGGCTGATCATGAACCTCCTCAACGTCAACAAACACTCGGCGAGATTACTTTGGAGGATTTTCTCATCAAAGCGGGAGTCGTTCAAGAACCATCGGGATCTTCGCAACAAAACAAGGCATCCCCTCTTAGGATCAACGGCGCGAGCTTGGATGCAAACTATATAATGGATGCACCTATTCGAAATAACAATGCAAGCATGGATGCAAACTTCGGAATGGGACATATGATAGGTCTCGGATTCCCCAGACATCAAATTGTTAGCAACGGCTATGCCGCAGGGTACTCGATTTTTGCACAAACTGTTATGGGGGAATCTTCTAATGGTACCGAAAATGGAAACCGGACTAACAGTTTGTTACAGCCAGCTGTGGCTCCTCAGAACAAGAAGAGGATCGTAGACGGTCCACCGGAGGTGGTGGTGGAAAGGAGGCAGCGCCGCATGATTAAGAACCGAGAGTCTGCCGCAAGATCTCGAGCAAGGAGACAGGCATACACAGTGGAGCTTGAATTAGAGTTGAATCAACTCAAACGGGAGAATGCAAAGCTGAAGCAACTTGTG GAGGAAAACGATAAAAGGCGAAAGGAAgag GTTTTGAAGAGGAAGAAGGAATTGACATGTGCAAAAAAGAAGGTTGATAAGATGATGACATTAAGGAGGACAGTGAGCTTGGGATGGTGA